In bacterium YEK0313, the DNA window CGGTTCGGAGTGATCGGCCGGACCGGCAGTGTCGGCCTCGCTGGCGGCAGCGGCCGGCTCGGGCGTCGCCGCCGCGACCTCGGCCTGCGCGTCCGAGGAAGCTTGCGACTCGGTTTTTGCGGCCGGCTCGACGCCTGGTTCGGACAGGCCGGCGGCGGTCTCGGCTTTCGTCGCCTCGGCCGGCGTCATGTCCGTCGCCTCGAGCGTGATGACGGGCGACTTGGCGCGGCGTTTCGCCTTGGCGTCGTCGGGGCGCTCGTCATGGGCCATACGTCGCGTCTCCGTTGCAGCACTCGGCCAAGGTCTAGCCCGCATTTATCACAAGGGATAGACCCCCGGTTCCGCGAGCCGCCGATGCCGTCGGGTGAGGTTCCGCCCCGGCCCGCGACGGATGTCCGGGCGCTTCGGATTAACGATTAATCTATTGATATCATGTATATTTCTTCGATTTTCGTGATGCGTCTGCCGATACCGATTGCGCCCGGGAGGCCCGGTCAACCCTCGATCAATGCGAGCAGCGCGGCCTCATCGGGCGTCGCGGCGATGCGCAGCCGGCCGAAACCCGCTCGCGCCAGCGGCGCGGCGACGGCTGGAGAAAGACAGAGATGGTCGAGCCGCGCCGCCGCCGTTGCAAGACCGGCCTCGCCGACCCGCGCGACAAAGGTTTCGGCCGAGCGGGGCGAATAGTGCAGGACGGCGGCAGGGCCCGGCGCGCGAAGCGCCGCGCCGAGCGACGGCGGCAGGCTGCCGACCTGCACCATGCGATAGAGAATCCGCCGCTCGACCGTCAGTCCGGCCGGCGCGACGAGCGCAGCGAGATCCCCGGCGCGCTCCTCGCCGCCGAGGCTGAGCAGCCGGGCGCCCGTGGGCAGCCCGGCCGCGGCGATCAGTCGCCCCAGGGCGAGGATGTCGCCGGCGGCGGAGCGGACATCGGCAAAACCGGTCTCCAGCATGGCCGCAGCGGTTCGGTCGCCGACCGCGAAGACCGGCAGATGGCGGAACGCCGCCCTGGTCCCATCGTCGATCAGCCCGGCGCTGCGCGGGCTGGTGACGACGAGCGCCGCGACATCGTCGCGCGCGCTGCCCGCCGCCTGGCCCTGGGCGATCGGCTCGGTCACGAGCAGAGGCGCATTGACGACCTCGTGGCCGAGGCGCGCCAGCCGGGCAGCGCTCCGCCCGGCCTCCGGCTCCGGCCTGACGAGAATGAGGCGCATCAAACGTGCACCAGGACATCGGCCGGCGCGCGCGCCTTCAATTCGATGCCCGCGTCGTGGCCGAGGCTTTCCGCCTCGGCGAGGCCGCCGGTGCGGACGACGCGAAAGCTCTCGCTGCCGTCGGGCCGCAGGATCTCGCCGTCGAACAGGATCCGGCCGGCCTCGATCCGGGCAAGCCCGGCGATCGGCGTGCGGCAGGAGCCGTCGAGCACCTTCAGAAAGGCGCGTTCGACACGCAGCGCCGTTTCGGTGTCCTGATCGTTGAGCGGGGCGATGAGGTCGCGCGTCCGCGTGTCGTCGAGCCGCGTCTCGATGCCGATGGCGCCCTGGCCGACCGCCGGGAGGAACCGGTCGGCGGCGATGATCTCGGTCGCCCGGTCGGCCAGGCCCAGGCGCTTCAGGCCGGCCATCGCGAGCAGCGTGCCGGCCACCTCGCCCCGCCGCACCTTGTCGAGCCGGGTCGGCACATTGCCGCGGAACAGCACGGTTTCGAGGTCCGGCCGCTCGCGCCGGATCTGCGCCTGGCGCCGGAGCGATGCCGAACCCACGACTGCCGCCCCGGGCAGGTCGGCGAGGCAGGCCACCGCATGGCCGATGAAGGCGTCGCGCACGTCCTCGCGCGCCAGGAACGCGGTCAGCCCGAGCCCGGCGGGCAGGACCGTCGGCATGTCCTTGGAGGAGTGGACGGCCAGATCGATGGCGCCGCCGAGCAGGGCCTCCTCGATCTCCTTGGTGAACAGCCCCTTGCCGCCGGCTTCCGACAGCGGCCGGTCCTGGATCATGTCGCCGCTGGTGCGGATGATCTCGATGTCGATCTCCTCCTCGCCGACGGCGTGGGCGGCGGCGAGGAGCGCGCGCACCTGATGGGCCTGGGCCAGCGCCAGGGCGGAGCCGCGCGTGCCGATGCGGAGGAAGGGCGATTGCACCATATCAAGGTCCGATGTTAGGCGGAGAGCGGACGGGACGGATCATAACGATCCGTCCCGTCCGCGGACATCCCGTAGCCGCAAAGCGAAAACGAACCAAATGCTTGTTCTCGGCATCGAAACGACCTGCGACGAGACGGCGGCCGCCGTCGTGCGCGTCGATGCCGCCGGAACCGGCGAGATTCTGTCCAATGTCGTGCGCTCGCAGGTCGAGGATCATGCGCCCTTCGGCGGCGTCGTGCCGGAGATCGCGGCGCGCGCCCATGTGGATATCGTCGACCGCGTGGTGGCCGAGGCGCTGCGCCAGGCCGGCACCGGGATCGACGATCTCGATGCGGTGGCCGCCGCCGCCGGGCCCGGCCTCGTCGGCGGCGTGCTGGTCGGGCTGACCGCGGCGAAGGCGATCGCGCTCGTCGCCGGCAAGCCGCTGATCGCGGTCAATCACCTCGAAGCCCACGCCCTGACCGTGCGGCTGACCGACGGGATCGCCTTTCCCTATCTCCTGCTGCTGGCCTCCGGCGGCCATACCCAGCTTCTGGCGGTGACGGGCATCGGCGCCTATTCGAAGCTCGGCACCACGATCGACGACGCCATCGGCGAAGCCTTCGACAAGGTCGCCAAGCTTCTCGACCTGCCCTATCCCGGCGGGCCGGAGGTGGAACGGCGCGCCAGCGCCGGCAATGCCGGGCGCTTTGCCTTTCCACGGCCGCTGCTCGGCCGGCCGACCGCCGATTTCTCGCTTTCGGGTCTGAAGACCGCCGTGCGCCTGGAGGTCGAGCGGATCGAGGCGGCGGCCGGCGGCCTCGGCGACCAGGACATTGCGGACATCGCGGCTTCGTTCCAGATGGCCGTCGCGGACATGGTGGCGGATCGCGCCAAGGTCGCGATCCGGCTGTTCCGAGAGCGGTTCGGCGAGCCTACCGCCCTGGTCGTCGCCGGCGGCGTCGGCGCCAACCAGACGCTGAAGCGGGTGCTCGGCGAGAAGGCAGCCGCGGCCGGCCTGCCCCTCGTCGTGCCGCCACCGAAACTGTGCACCGACAATGGGGCGATGATCGCCTGGGCCGGTGCCGAGCGTCTCGCCCGAGGCTTGACCGATCCGCTCGACATTGCACCGCGTGCGCGCTGGCCGCTCGATGCCGAGGCTGCAACCATCGGTTCCGGCCGCCTGGGGGCCAAGGCATGACGATGGACGCGACAATGGCGAGCGCCGCGATGCGGGTTGCCGTCCTGGGAGCGGGTGCCTGGGGCACGGCACTCGCCAATGCCGCGGCGCGCGCCGGCCGGCCGACCATGATCTGGGCGCGCGAGCCCGCTGTCGCCGCCGAGATCAACGACCAGCGCACCAATGAGACGCGTCTGCCGGGCGCGCGCATCGTCGACCGGGTCCGCGCCACCGCCTCGCTCGCCGAGGCTGCCGCGGCCGACATGGTGCTGGCCGTGGTGCCGGCGCAGGCCCTGCGGCAGGTCGCCGCGGCGCTGCAGCCGCTGATCCGGCCGGGCACGCCGGTGGTGGTCTGCGCCAAGGGCATCGAGCGCGGCACCGGCCGGTTCATGACCGAGGTGGTGGCGGAAGCCGCGCCCGCCGCCGTGCCGGCGATCCTGTCGGGCCCGAGCTTCGCGTCCGATGTCGAGAAGGGCCTGCCGACGGCGGTGACGGTGGCGGCCGCCGACGAGGCGCTGGCCCGGCGGATCGCCGAGACTATGGGGTCGCCGACCTTCCGGCTTTATCATTCGACCGATGTCCGCGGCGTCGAGATCGGCGGCGCCGCCAAGAACGTGCTGGCGATCGCGGCCGGCATCGTCGGCGGCCGCCGGCTCGGCGCGAGCGCCGCCGCCGCGATCACCGCGCGCGGCTTTGCCGAGCTCAGCCGGTTCGGCCGCGCCTTCGGTGCCCGGCCGGAGACGCTGATGGGCCTGTCGGGCCTCGGCGACCTGATCCTGACCTGTTCAGGGCCGCAATCGCGCAATTTCGCGCTTGGCTTCGCGCTCGGCGAAGGCAAGGGCCTGGATCTCCTCAGCGGCCGTGGAGCGCTTGCCGAAGGCGCGCTGACAGCCGAAATATTGGTCGAGACGGCCCGGACGCGCGGCATCGACATGCCGATCGCCGAGGCCATCGACGCAGTGCTGGGCGGCCTGATCGACGTTGACCAGGCGATCGCCCAGCTGATGGCCAGGCCCCAGAAGGCGGAGTGAGGCATGACGAACTTCTTCGAGCGGCTCGCACGAGGCGTTGAGGCGGCCCAGAAGGCGATGGGCGCGGATCTCGTCGCCGAAACCCATCCCTTCGACCTGACCCATTCGGTCGTCTTTCCCGTCGCCAAGCTGATGAAGCGGCGCGGCAATGGCGAGCCGATCGTGGTGATCGAACTGTCCGACGGCCGCACCACCATGACGCTGGCCGAGTTCGACCGCTTCGTTACCGAGCTCGACGCATTCCGCAAATTGATCCCGGTGGCGGGACAGAAAAGCCAGGGTGAGGGCTGACGTGGCGCATTGGCTGTACAAATCCGAGCCGTTCAAATGGTCCTGGGATGCCCAGGTTGCCGCCGGTGCCAAGGGCACGTTCTGGGACGGCGTGCGCAACCATGCCGCCAAGCTCAACCTCATCGCGATGAAGCGCGGCGACCGCGGCTTCTTCTACCACTCGAACGAGGGCAAGGAGATCGTCGGCATTGTCGAGGTGATCCGCGAGGCCTATCCCGACCCGACCGCCGCTCCGGGCGAACCCTGGGTGGTGGTCGACATCAAGGCGGTGATGCCGCTGAAGACGCCGGTGCCGCTCGCCACGATCAAGGGCGAGCCGCGGCTCGCCGACATGGCCCTGATGAAATATTCGCGGCTCTCCGTGCAGCCGGTGACCGATGCCGAATGGGACCTCGTCTGCGCGATGGGCGGCATCGATCCGAAAAAGGCCGGCGGCCGGGGCTGAGCCCGGCCGTTCGCGGCCTGTGGTCTACAGGCCGCGATAGACCGCCGCCTCGAAAGCCTTGAAGGCCGCAATCGCGCGCGGGTCGAAATAGGGCACGATCTGCGTCATGAACAGGCCGGCGAGGCCGTTCTTCAAGTCGACCCAGTAGAGCGTATTGGCAAAGCCGCCCCAGGCGAGCGAGCCGGCGGGCCGGCCCTCGGGCGAGGTCTCGCGGTTGACCAGGAAGCCGAGGCTCCAGCCCTGGCTCATGCCCGGGAAGAAGTTGGTGTCGCGCAGGCCCGTCGGCGAATTCAGCTTCATCTCCGGCATGGTCATGTGCGGGATCTGGTCGACGGCCATGGTCGCGACCGTCTCCGCCTTCAGGACGCGCGCGTCTCGGCCGCGGCCCTCCTCGAGGAGCATGGTCAGGAAGGTGCGATAGTCCGGCGCGGTCGAATAGAGCCCGCCGCCGCCGCTGAAGAATTCCGGCTGCTGCTCGACCACCATGTCGGTCGCGACGAACGAGGCGTCCTCGCGAATGGCGTGGACGGTGGCGCGCCGGGCCTGCTGCGCGGGGCCGAGCACGAAGCGCGTGTCGGCCATGCCGAGCGGATCGAAGATGTGGCGGCGGAAATAGGTCTCGAGATCCTCGCCGCTGACCGCCTCGACGATCTTGCCGGCCCAGTCGGTGCTGATGCCGTAATTGAAGCGCTCGCCGGGATCGGCGAGCAGGGGAATGGCGAGCGAGGCGTTCTTTGCCGAGGCGGAGGAGGGCGTTCCGGTCGCCTTCATGAACTGGCGGATGGCGCTGGAGGCGAAGTCGTAGCCGAAGCCCGACGTGTGGGTGAGCAGGTGGCGGGTCGTGATGGCGGTCTTCGGCGGCCTGAGCCTCGGCTGCCCCGCCTCGTCGAACCTTTCGAGCACCCTGGCCTCGCCGAGCGCGCCGAGATAGCGGCTCGCCGGCGCATCGAGGTCGATCCGGCCCGCTTCGACGAGTTGCATGACCGCAACCGTCGTCACTGCCTTGGTCATCGAGGCGATCCAGAAGACGGTATCCGACGTCATCGGTTCCGGCTTGCCGATGCTGCGCCGTCCGAAGGCGCCTTCATAGAGCGGACCATCGCGCGTCGCGACGGTCGCGACCACGCCGGGCAGGTCGCCGCGTTCCACGGCGGCTGCGAGGATCCGATCAAGGCCGGCCGACATGCTCAACGAAACCTCCTGCAGACATCCGGCACCGCCACGCGGGCCGGGCGAACGATGGTCGCCGGCCGCGGCGAGGTCAATCCGCCGCGGCCTCCCCCTCTCGTCGGGGTTTCGTCAGCGCTTCAGCCGGCCTTGTAGACGGCGGTTTCGAAGGCGCGGAACAGCTTGATCGCCTCGATGTCGAAGAACGGCAGGATCTGGGTCACGAAAATACCCGTCACGCCCGAGTGGCGATCGATCCAGTAGTAGCTGTTGGCAAGGCCCGCCCAGGCGAGCGAGCCGGCCGGCCGGCCCTCGGGCGACCGTTCCCGGTTGATCAGGAAGCTCAGGCCCCAGCCCTGGCTCACATCGGGGAAGAAATTGGCGTCGTTGGTGGCGAAGGGCACCGCCGATTTCATCGTGCCGATGCTGATCTGCGGGATCTGGTCGCGGGCCATCTCGGCCACCGTCTCGGCCTTCAGCACGCGGTTGCCGTTGCCCGTGCCGCCGTTGAGGATCATGCGGGTGAAGGCGAGGTAGTCGCTTGCGGTCGAATAGAGCCCGCCGCCACCCATGAAAAATTCCGGTTCCTGGGGAATCGTCAGGTCGATCGGCGCGAGCCCCTCCGGCGTGCGGGCATGGATCGGCGCCAAGCGCTCGCGCTGGCCGGGACCCATGCGGAACATGGTGTCGTTCATCCCGAGGGGGCCAAAAATATTGCCGGCGAAATAGTCCTCGAGATGCTGGCCGGACACGGCTTCCACCATCTTGCCGGCCCAGTCGATGGAAATGCCATATTCGAAGACCTCGCCGGGATCGGCGACGAGCGGCGTCGTCAGCGCGATGTTCTGGCAGCCGGTGACGCTCGGCGTCCCCGTTGCCTCCTGGTAGCGCAGGATGTCCGGGTTCCACATTTCATAGCTGTAGCCGGCGGTATGGGTGAGCAGGTCGCGCAGCGTGATGGGCCGCTTCGGCGGCCGGAACTTCGGCTGGCCCGCGGCATCGAAGCCGTCGAGCACCTGGGCCTTGCCGATCTCGGCGACGTGGCGGGCGGCGGGCGCGTCGAGGTCGATCCGTCCCTGCTCGACGAGCTGCATGGCGGCCGCGCCGGTCACGGCCTTGGTCATCGAGGCGATCCAGGCGACCGTATCTGGCGTCATCGCCTGCGGTTTGGTCAGGTCGCGCCGGCCGAAGGCCCCCTCGTAGCGCAGGCCGTCCGGCCCGCCGACGACGGCGACCACGCCGGGCACGTCGCCGCGCTCGGCGGCTGCGCCCAGAATTCCGTCCAAAGCGGCATAAGATGTCATGATCGGTGCTCCCTCTTGGCCGTTTCCCGAAAACGTCTTGTCGTTGTGCGGAGGAGACTAGCCGGCGCCGATCGATCTCGGCTAGCGCGTTCGAGCGGCGGAGGCGAGGCCGGCAGCGGCCGCAGGGCGGGTCTGAAACGCCGGCATATCTCGCCGGCAGGGCCGCCCCGCGGCGCTTCCGCCTGCCGGCGGCGCTTAAGCCGAAAGGCGAACGACCAAAGTTTGAAGCCCGGTGACTTGAGCCGGCGGGTGACGGCGACGTATGGTCCGGGATGAATGCAGAGGCGGTCCGGAGACGATGACCGCCCGCTCGAGGAAACACTCGCAGCCCGTCGCCACCGCGAAGGACACGGGGCCGCCGGCTGCCATGACGATGTGAGGAGTTGCGCGATGTCGACGGAAAAGGTCTATCCGGTGAGCCCGGAATGGGCTGAGCGGGCCTATATCGACGACGCCAAATATCAGGCGATGTACGAGGCCTCGATCCGCGATCCGGACGCATTCTGGGGCGAGCACGGCAAGCGGATCGACTGGTTCAAGCCCTATACCAAGGTGCAGAACACCTCGTTCGCGCCCGACAACGTCTCGATCAAGTGGTTCGAGGACGGCACGACCAACGTCTCGCACAATTGCGTCGACAGGCACCTTGCAAGCCGCGGCGACCAGGTGGCGATCATCTGGGAAGGCGACGATCCGAAGGACGATGCCCGCATCACCTACCGGGAGCTGCATGCCCATGTGATGAAATGGGCCAACGTGCTGAAGGCCCAGGGCGTGAAGAAGGGCGACCGGGTCACCGTCTACCTGCCGATGATCCCGGAAGCGGCCTACGCCATGCTCGCCTGCGCGCGCATCGGCGCCGTCCATTCGGTGGTGTTCGGCGGCTTCTCGCCCGACAGCCTGGCCGGCCGCATCGAGGATGCCGGAACGGCCGTGGTGGTGACCGCCGACGAGGGCCTGCGCGGCGGCCGCAAGGTGCCGCTGAAGGTCAATGTCGATGCCGCCTGCGACAAGGCGGCCGGAATCGTCAAAAGCGTCATCGTGGTCAAGCGCACCGGCGGTGGTGTGGCGATGACCGCCGGACGCGACCATTATTTCGACGATCTCGCCGCCAAGGCGCCCGCCGAATGCCCGGCCGAGCCGATGAATGCGGAGGATCCGCTGTTCATCCTCTATACGTCGGGCTCGACCGGCAAGCCGAAGGGCGTGCTGCACACGACGGCCGGCTATCTCGTCTTCGCGTCGATGACCCACCAATATGTCTTCGACTACAAGGACGGCGACATCTACTGGTGCACCGCCGATGTCGGCTGGGTCACCGGCCACAGCTACATCCTCTACGGGCCGCTCGCCAACGGCGCCACCACGCTGATGTTCGAAGGCATCCCGACCTATCCCTCGATCTCGCGGTTCTGGGAGGTGGTCGACAAGCACAAGGTCAACACCTTCTACACCGCGCCGACCGCCATCCGCTCGCTCATGGGCGCCGGCGAGGCGCCGGTGAAGAGCACCTCGCGCGCCTCGCTGCGCCTGCTCGGTTCGGTCGGCGAGCCGATCAACCCGGAGGCCTGGGAATGGTATCACCGGGTGGTCGGCGAGGGCCGCTGCCCGATCGTCGACACCTGGTGGCAGACCGAGACCGGCGGCATCCTGATCACGCCGCTGCCGGGCGCGACCAAGCTGAAGCCCGGCTCGGCGACGCGGCCCTTCTTCGGCGTCAGGCCGGAAGTGGTCGATGCCGACGGCAAGGTGCTGGAGGGCGCGACCGAGGGCAATCTCGTCATCGCCACGTCCTGGCCCGGCCAGATGCGCACGGTGTTCGGCGACCACGAGCGCTTCGTGCAGACCTATTTCTCGACCTACAAGAACAAATATTTCACCGGGGACGGCTGCCGGCGCGATGCCGACGGCTATTACTGGATCACCGGCCGCGTCGATGACGTGATCAACGTGTCCGGCCACCGCATGGGCACGGCGGAGGTCGAAAGCGCCCTTGTGGCGCATGCCAAGGTCTCGGAAGCCGCGGTTGTCGGCTATCCCCACGACATCAAGGGGCAGGGCATCTATGCCTATGTCACGCTGATGACCGGGGAGGCGCCGAGCGAGGACCTGCGCAAGGAGCTGGTCGCCTGGGTGCGCAAGGAGATCGGCCCGATCGCCTCGCCCGACCTCATTCAGTTCGCGCCCGGCCTGCCGAAGACCCGCTCCGGCAAGATCATGCGCCGCATCCTGCGCAAGATCGCAGAGGACGAGTTCGGCGCGCTCGGCGACACCTCGACGCTGGCCGATCCGGCGGTCGTCGACGATCTCATCGCCAACCGGCAGAACCGCAAGGGCGCCTGAGGGCCGATGGCCGGCCGGCGCGCCGCGCTTGCCCTGACGATGTGCCTGGCGGCGGCCCTTCCGGCCGCCGCCTGCGTTTCCGGTACCGGCTTCGAGGTGACGGGGCTCAGCGCGGATGGGCCTCTCGTGCTGGCCGCGGCCGACGGCCGGCGCTTTCGCCTCGTCGCGCTCGCCGGCGAGGCCCTGGTCGCCCCCGATGGTCCGCTGCGCCTCGTTGCGCTCGGCGCGACCGACCGCCACGGCCGCGTGCCGGCCCAGGCCTTCGGCCCGGGTGGCCCTGTCGAGATCCCGTTGCTGCGCGAGGGCCGCGCGCGGCTGACGGCGACGCGGCTCGTGCCGCGCGATTGCTGGACACTGTTCGAGCGCGCCGAAACCGAAGCGATTCGGGCGCGCCGCGGGCTCTGGGCCGGCGCCGGCGCGCCGATTTCGGCCACCGATGCCGATGCTCTCGCCCGCGCCGACGGGCGTTTCGCCATCGTCGAGGGCCGCATCCGCAGCGTCCGCAGCCAGGGCCGGACGACCTATGTCAATTTCGGCGCGCCACAATCCGGTGCCCTGACTGTAACCATATCTGACCGCGACATGGCCACTTTCCGCGAGGTTGGGCTTGAACCTGCCGCAATCCGTGGGCACATGCTGCGCGTGCGTGGGATCGTGACGATCCGGCGCGGCCCCTTTATCGCGGCGGCGATACCGGAGGCCCTCACCATCGCGGAGCCGCCATCGGGCGGTGCTAGGTAGCGGCGGACCGTGATTCGGTTCGGACGAGCACAGAAGCATTTGCGCTGGGCGGCAGGCCCGGCGACGTTGGCGCTTACCCTCCTGCTGGCCGCCTGCGCGACCGCGCCCGACCCGGCAGCGAACGTACCGACGCCGACGCCGGCCCCGACCGAAGCGCGCCTGCCGCCGCTGACCACACGCGATCATTCACGCATCCTGACCGCCTTCGGCGGCGAATATGACGCGCCGGCCATCCAGCGGCTGGCCTCCGACATTCTCGACCGGCTCGGCGCGGCCTCCGACCGGCCGGACCAGCGCTACCGGCTCACCGTGCTCAATTCGCCCTCGATCAACGCCTTCGCGCTGCCGTCGGGCCATCTCTACATCACCCGCGGCATGCTGGCGCTGATCAACGACGTCAGCGAATTCGCCGCCGTGCTCGGCCATGAAATGGCGCATGTCTCGGCACGCCATGCCAACCAGCGCGAGGACCAGGTGCGCA includes these proteins:
- the hemC gene encoding Porphobilinogen deaminase produces the protein MVQSPFLRIGTRGSALALAQAHQVRALLAAAHAVGEEEIDIEIIRTSGDMIQDRPLSEAGGKGLFTKEIEEALLGGAIDLAVHSSKDMPTVLPAGLGLTAFLAREDVRDAFIGHAVACLADLPGAAVVGSASLRRQAQIRRERPDLETVLFRGNVPTRLDKVRRGEVAGTLLAMAGLKRLGLADRATEIIAADRFLPAVGQGAIGIETRLDDTRTRDLIAPLNDQDTETALRVERAFLKVLDGSCRTPIAGLARIEAGRILFDGEILRPDGSESFRVVRTGGLAEAESLGHDAGIELKARAPADVLVHV
- a CDS encoding uroporphyrinogen-III synthase; protein product: MRLILVRPEPEAGRSAARLARLGHEVVNAPLLVTEPIAQGQAAGSARDDVAALVVTSPRSAGLIDDGTRAAFRHLPVFAVGDRTAAAMLETGFADVRSAAGDILALGRLIAAAGLPTGARLLSLGGEERAGDLAALVAPAGLTVERRILYRMVQVGSLPPSLGAALRAPGPAAVLHYSPRSAETFVARVGEAGLATAAARLDHLCLSPAVAAPLARAGFGRLRIAATPDEAALLALIEG
- the gpsA gene encoding Glycerol-3-phosphate dehydrogenase [NAD(P)+], which gives rise to MASAAMRVAVLGAGAWGTALANAAARAGRPTMIWAREPAVAAEINDQRTNETRLPGARIVDRVRATASLAEAAAADMVLAVVPAQALRQVAAALQPLIRPGTPVVVCAKGIERGTGRFMTEVVAEAAPAAVPAILSGPSFASDVEKGLPTAVTVAAADEALARRIAETMGSPTFRLYHSTDVRGVEIGGAAKNVLAIAAGIVGGRRLGASAAAAITARGFAELSRFGRAFGARPETLMGLSGLGDLILTCSGPQSRNFALGFALGEGKGLDLLSGRGALAEGALTAEILVETARTRGIDMPIAEAIDAVLGGLIDVDQAIAQLMARPQKAE
- the estB_3 gene encoding Esterase EstB, with amino-acid sequence MSAGLDRILAAAVERGDLPGVVATVATRDGPLYEGAFGRRSIGKPEPMTSDTVFWIASMTKAVTTVAVMQLVEAGRIDLDAPASRYLGALGEARVLERFDEAGQPRLRPPKTAITTRHLLTHTSGFGYDFASSAIRQFMKATGTPSSASAKNASLAIPLLADPGERFNYGISTDWAGKIVEAVSGEDLETYFRRHIFDPLGMADTRFVLGPAQQARRATVHAIREDASFVATDMVVEQQPEFFSGGGGLYSTAPDYRTFLTMLLEEGRGRDARVLKAETVATMAVDQIPHMTMPEMKLNSPTGLRDTNFFPGMSQGWSLGFLVNRETSPEGRPAGSLAWGGFANTLYWVDLKNGLAGLFMTQIVPYFDPRAIAAFKAFEAAVYRGL
- the acsA_4 gene encoding Acetyl-coenzyme A synthetase codes for the protein MSTEKVYPVSPEWAERAYIDDAKYQAMYEASIRDPDAFWGEHGKRIDWFKPYTKVQNTSFAPDNVSIKWFEDGTTNVSHNCVDRHLASRGDQVAIIWEGDDPKDDARITYRELHAHVMKWANVLKAQGVKKGDRVTVYLPMIPEAAYAMLACARIGAVHSVVFGGFSPDSLAGRIEDAGTAVVVTADEGLRGGRKVPLKVNVDAACDKAAGIVKSVIVVKRTGGGVAMTAGRDHYFDDLAAKAPAECPAEPMNAEDPLFILYTSGSTGKPKGVLHTTAGYLVFASMTHQYVFDYKDGDIYWCTADVGWVTGHSYILYGPLANGATTLMFEGIPTYPSISRFWEVVDKHKVNTFYTAPTAIRSLMGAGEAPVKSTSRASLRLLGSVGEPINPEAWEWYHRVVGEGRCPIVDTWWQTETGGILITPLPGATKLKPGSATRPFFGVRPEVVDADGKVLEGATEGNLVIATSWPGQMRTVFGDHERFVQTYFSTYKNKYFTGDGCRRDADGYYWITGRVDDVINVSGHRMGTAEVESALVAHAKVSEAAVVGYPHDIKGQGIYAYVTLMTGEAPSEDLRKELVAWVRKEIGPIASPDLIQFAPGLPKTRSGKIMRRILRKIAEDEFGALGDTSTLADPAVVDDLIANRQNRKGA
- the estB_4 gene encoding Esterase EstB — its product is MTSYAALDGILGAAAERGDVPGVVAVVGGPDGLRYEGAFGRRDLTKPQAMTPDTVAWIASMTKAVTGAAAMQLVEQGRIDLDAPAARHVAEIGKAQVLDGFDAAGQPKFRPPKRPITLRDLLTHTAGYSYEMWNPDILRYQEATGTPSVTGCQNIALTTPLVADPGEVFEYGISIDWAGKMVEAVSGQHLEDYFAGNIFGPLGMNDTMFRMGPGQRERLAPIHARTPEGLAPIDLTIPQEPEFFMGGGGLYSTASDYLAFTRMILNGGTGNGNRVLKAETVAEMARDQIPQISIGTMKSAVPFATNDANFFPDVSQGWGLSFLINRERSPEGRPAGSLAWAGLANSYYWIDRHSGVTGIFVTQILPFFDIEAIKLFRAFETAVYKAG
- the tsaD gene encoding tRNA N6-adenosine threonylcarbamoyltransferase; the protein is MLVLGIETTCDETAAAVVRVDAAGTGEILSNVVRSQVEDHAPFGGVVPEIAARAHVDIVDRVVAEALRQAGTGIDDLDAVAAAAGPGLVGGVLVGLTAAKAIALVAGKPLIAVNHLEAHALTVRLTDGIAFPYLLLLASGGHTQLLAVTGIGAYSKLGTTIDDAIGEAFDKVAKLLDLPYPGGPEVERRASAGNAGRFAFPRPLLGRPTADFSLSGLKTAVRLEVERIEAAAGGLGDQDIADIAASFQMAVADMVADRAKVAIRLFRERFGEPTALVVAGGVGANQTLKRVLGEKAAAAGLPLVVPPPKLCTDNGAMIAWAGAERLARGLTDPLDIAPRARWPLDAEAATIGSGRLGAKA
- a CDS encoding EVE domain protein; the encoded protein is MAHWLYKSEPFKWSWDAQVAAGAKGTFWDGVRNHAAKLNLIAMKRGDRGFFYHSNEGKEIVGIVEVIREAYPDPTAAPGEPWVVVDIKAVMPLKTPVPLATIKGEPRLADMALMKYSRLSVQPVTDAEWDLVCAMGGIDPKKAGGRG